In Parageobacillus sp. KH3-4, the genomic window CGTGGCAAAAGCGGTAGGCAAAAATGGCATGTTAACGGTCGTGAAAGACCTAGGATTGCGTGATTTCTTTACAGGGCAAGTGCCGATTGTCTCGGGAGAACTTGGTGAAGATTTTACGTATTATTTTGCTTCTTCTGAACAAGTTCCATCTTCTGTCGGCGTCGGTGTACTTGTCAATCCCGACAACACGATATTGGCGGCGGGAGGCTTTATCATCCAGCTGATGCCGGGAACGGAAGAGAAGACAATTGATCAGATTGAAAAACGCTTGCGGACTATTCCACCCGTCTCGAAAATGGTAGAAAATGGATTAACACCGGAAGAGATTTTGGAAGAACTGCTTGGAAAGGGAAATGTCAAAGTGCTAGAAACGCTTCCAGTCGCGTTTGTTTGCCGCTGTTCACGAGAGCGAATTGCTGATGCGTTGATCAGCTTAGGCGCGCAGGAAATTCAAGACATTATCGACAAAGAAGGGCACGCTGAAGCGTCATGCCATTTCTGCAATGAAACGTACCATTTCAGCAAAGAGGAGCTCCAGCAGCTGAAACAGATTGCAGATGCGAAAGAAGAATAAAAAGTTTAAAAAGATCAAAATGATTGACAATTAAGCTAATAATTGATACATTGGAGACAAATTCGATAAAATTAATCGGGATTAGGGGTGGAAACATGGCAAGAACAGTAAACTCCGTAACAGAATTGATCGGTGATACGCCGGCGGTGAAACTAAACCGCATTGTCGATGAAGACAGTGCCGACGTTTATCTAAAACTCGAATTTATGAACCCAGGAAGCAGCGTCAAAGACCGGATTGCCTTGGCGATGATTGAAGCAGCGGAAAAAGAGGGAAAAATAAAACCTGGCGACACGATTGTCGAGCCGACAAGCGGAAATACAGGAATTGGACTGGCAATGGTCGCGGCGGCGAAAGGATATAAAGCGATTTTAGTCATGCCGGATACGATGAGCTTAGAGCGCCGCAATTTATTACGCGCATACGGCGCCGAATTAGTGCTTACACCGGGAAGCCAAGGGATGCGCGGCGCGATTGCAAAAGCAGAAGAATTGGTAAAAGAGCATGGCTATTTTATGCCGCAGCAATTTAAAAACGAGGCAAACCCGGAAATCCACCGGTTAACGACGGGAAAAGAAATTGTTGAGCAAATGGGCGACCAATTGGACGCATTTATTGCCGGCGTTGGTACTGGCGGAACGATTACTGGTGCGGGACAAGTGCTTCGCGAAAAATATCCAAACATTAAAATTTATGCGGTAGAGCCTGCTGATTCGCCGGTATTATCGGGCGGAAAACCAGGTCCTCATAAAATTCAAGGAATCGGTGCTGGATTTGTGCCGGACATTTTAGATACAAGCATTTATGATGGAGTCATTACCGTTACGACAGAAGAAGCGTTCGCTGCTGCCCGCCGCGCTGCCCGCGAAGAAGGAATTCTTGGCGGAATTTCTTCTGGCGCCGCTATTCATGCTGCATTAAAAGTCGCTAAACAACTTGGCAAAGGGAAAAAAGTGTTGGCGATTATCCCAAGTAACGGTGAACGCTACTTAAGCACTCCACTTTACCAATTCGATGAATAATCATGCGATTTCGACAGGGAGAAGGTCCCTGTCGAAATTTATTTTTGTAATGATATGTTTTGCGACTCATTGTACAATAAAAATATGCAATGGTCGAAAATAAGGAGTGACGTCGTTGTGCGGAAATGGGGAAATAGAAGGAGGCGAACGCTTCCTTACTTGAACCGTGATTGGTTTCGGCAATATAAAGCGCTTGCTGCTCGCGAGCCGTATCATGTTTTGCTAGAAAGCGGTCAAGGCGGGCGCTACAGCATTATCGGTTTAACTCCTGCGGGTGTCATTCAAGCGAAAGAAAATCAGCTCTTTATTTCTTATCGCGGTGAAGAGAAGCGGTATGAAGGGAATCCGCTATTATCGCTCAAACAATGGTTCGCGCAATTTCCGCTTCACTTTTCCAAAAGCGAACTGCCTTTTCAAGGCGGAGCGATTGGTTATATCAGCTATGACTGTGCGAGATATATTGAGAAAATCCCTTCATATGCACAAGACGATTTGCAGCTTCCATCGATGTACTTTCTCATTTTTGACGATGTATTCGTGTACGATCACCAAAAGCAGTTGCTGCATATGATTGTTCATTACGCGGACGGCGAAGAACTGGAAGCGGAACGGCGCCTTTCTTTTTATGAGTCACGTTGGTTAGAAGCGAAGAAACGCGATGACGAATGGGCGTTTCAAAAACGAGACACCAACCCATCGGTGTCGATGACAAAAGAGGATTTTGTCGAAGCGGTCCAAAAAGTACAGCAATATATTGCCCAAGGCGATGTGTTTCAAGTGAATTTATCCGTGCGGCAATCGAGGCCATTGTTGACGCATCCATTTCATATTTATGAACAATTGCGCGTTATTAATCCGTCTCCATACATGGCGTACATCCACTTTCCGGAGTTTCAAATCGTCAGCGGTTCGCCTGAATTGCTTGTCAAAAAGCGCGGAGATGACATTAGCACAAGGCCGATTGCCGGAACGCGCTCACGCGGGAAGACAAAGGAAGAAGACAGATGGCTGGCAACCAAGCTTCTTTCTAGCGAAAAAGAAATAGCAGAACATGCGATGCTTGTCGATTTGGAGCGCAATGATCTGGGACGTGTATGCCAATATGGTACGGTAAAAGTAGACGAATGGATGACAATTGAACGTTATTCGCACGTTATGCATATCGTGTCCCATGTGTCAGGAAAATTAAAGCAAGGAAAAGATGCGTTTGATTGTTTACAAGCGATGTTTCCTGGCGGCACAATTACTGGAGCTCCAAAAGTACGGACAATGGAAATTATCGAAGAGCTTGAGCCGGTACGTCGTGGCATATATACCGGTTCCATCGGATGGATTAGCTTCGATGGCGATATGGAATTCAACATTGCGATTCGCACAATGATTGCCAAAGATGGAATCGCGCATGTGCAAGCAGGGGCAGGGATTGTCATCGATTCCCATCCCGAACATGAATATCGCGAATGTTTGAAAAAGGCGGCGGCCCTTTGGAAAGCAAAAGAGCTGAGCGAAGCGGAGAAACCATTAAGAGTATGAGGTGAGACAAGATGATGCTTATGATTGATAATTACGATTCTTTTACATACAATTTAGTTCAATATTTGGGGGTATTGGGGGAAGAATTAGTCGTAAAACGGAACGATGAAATTACGGTTAAGGGCATAGAGGCATTAAGTCCTGATTTTCTGATGATCTCCCCTGGTCCCTGCACTCCGAATGAAGCTGGCGTCAGCATAGAAGCGATCGAATATTTTGCAGGGAAAATCCCGATTTTTGGGGTTTGCCTCGGCCATCAGGCGATTGCGCAAGCATTCGGCGGAAAAGTCGTTCGCGCTGACCGTTTAATGCATGGGAAAACATCGCAAATTTTCCATGACGGAAAAACCGTTTTCGCTAATATTCCCAGCCCGTTTACAGCCACTCGTTACCATTCTCTTATCGTTGAAAAAGAGACGCTGCCGGATTGTTTTGAAATTTCCGCGTGGACGGAAGAAAACGAAATTATGGCGATTCGCCATAAAACATTGCCGGTTGAAGGGGTTCAGTTTCATCCGGAGTCGATTATGACAAGCCATGGGATGAAGCTGCTGGAGAACTTTATCCAAACGCATAAAAGGGTTCGATAACTGTATGTATGTATATGTTAATGGAGAAGTCGTTCATAAAGATGAAGCGCGTATTTCGCCGTTTGACCACGGTTTTTTATACGGGCTTGGTGTATTTGAAACGTTTCGCACGTACGATGGCCATCCGTTTTTGTTAGACGACCATTTGGAGCGGTTGAATCATAGCCTGCGGGAGATGAATATCGCCAAATCTTTTACTCGCTGTGAAGTGATGGAAATACTTCATCGTCTTTTGGAAGCAAATCGGTTGAAAAACGCTTATGTCCGCTTAAATGTTTCAGCAGGCGTCGGGGATATTGGCTTGCAAACAAGCGAGTATGATCAACCAACGGTCATTATGTACATGAAGCCGCTTTTGGCTCCTTCCTTTTCAAAAGGAAAAATCGGTATAGTTTTAAAAACGAGACGAAACACGCCAGAGGGAAAAGAACGGCTAAAGTCCCATCATTATTTGAACAATATTATCGGCAAACGGGAAGTCGGCAGCCGTACCGATGTGGAAGGCATTTTTTTGAATGAACAAGGATATGTTGCCGAGGGAATTGTCTCGAATATTTTTTGGGTAAAAAACGGCACGGTATACACTCCAGCGATTCATGTGGGAATTTTAAACGGAGTGACAAGACAATTTGTGATTGCGCTGTTGAACGCGCTAAAAATCGAATGTCAAGAAGGTTTTTATACACTCGATCATCTGCGACAAGCGGACGAAATATTTGTGACCAATTCTATCCAAGAAATCGTCCCTATTTATCAAATGGATGGTCGTGCTTATCAAGGGGCTAATGGGCCAGTCACTTCATTATTGCAGAAGCATTACAAGCATTTCACATCATTTTTATGGACAAAATATGAGTTGGTAGAAAGGATGGAATGAACGTTGGCTACAACCAATATCACTCCTTTTGTACTTCGCTGTGGAGATTACGAGTTGGATTTGCGGAAAAAGACAATGGTCATGGGCATTGTCAACGTAACGCCGGATTCTTTCTCTGACGGTGGACGGTTTTATGATCTCGATCGCGCGGTCGAGCACGCAAAGCAACTTGTTGCCGATGGAGCGGACATTATTGATATTGGAGGGGAATCGACTCGTCCCGGTGCGGAAAAAGTATCGCTCGAGGAAGAACTGCGGCGGGTAATTCCTGTGGTAAAAGCGGTAGCTCAAGAAGTCGATGTCCCTATTTCCGTAGATACGTATAAAGCCGAAGTCGCCAAACAAGCAATCGAAGCGGGAGCGCACATCATTAACGACGTGTGGGGAGCGAAAGCGGATGAAAAGATGGCGGAAGTCGCCGCTTTTTACGATGTTCCGATTATTTTAATGCATAATCGCCACGATCTTCAGTACCGCGATTTAATTTCTGACATGATTTCCGATTTAATGGAAAGTGTCGCTATCGTAAAACGCGCGGGTGTGAAAGACGAAAACATTATTTTAGATCCGGGGATCGGATTTGCGAAAACATTTGAACATAACCTAGAAATCATGCGCCGTTTAGACGAATTTGCCAAACTAGGATATCCGCTCTTGCTTGGCACGTCACGAAAACGGTTTATCGGCCATGTGCTTGATTTACCGGTCGATGAGCGAGTCGAAGGGACAGGAGCGACCGTATGCTTCGGAATCACAAAGGGAGCTCATATCGTCCGCGTTCACGATGTATTGCCGATTGCGCGGATGGTGAAAATGATGGATGCAATGCTTGGAAAAGGAGTGGCGAACGATCGATAAAATTTATCTTCAACGCATGGAATTTTATGGATATCACGGTGTTCTTCCGGAAGAAAAGGTGCTTGGGCAGCGCTTTATTGTCGACGTTATCCTCGAGACGGATTTACAAAAGGCTGGGAAAAGTGATCGGTTAGATGATACGATTAATTATGTGGAAGTGTACGATATTTGCCGAAATGTCGTCGAGCAACGGCGATTTTCGTTAATCGAAGCAGTAGCGGAAACCATTGCCGAGCAAATTTTATCTTCTTTTCCAACCGTCGCTCGTTGTACGATTAAAGTGACAAAGCCAAATCCGCCTATTCAAGGTCATTATGAATCTGTCGCAGTAGAAATTGTAAGGGGTCGTTAAATGGAAAATTACGCGTATATCGCACTTGGTTCTAATCTCGGCGATCGCTTCTATTATTTACGGGAAGCTGTCAAAATGTTGGATAGCCATGAGCAAATTTCCGTCGCTGCTACTTCGTCTATTTATGAGACTGAACCAGTTGGCTATATCCATCAAGATAAGTTTTTAAATATGGTCATCAAAATTTATACTTCTCTTTCTCCTTTTGCGTTGCTAGATGTTACGCAAAAAATCGAACAGGATTTTGGGAGAAAAAGGGAAATACGTTGGGGACCGCGAACGTTGGACCTTGACATTTTATTATATAATCATGAAAATATTGAAACAGAACAACTTACCATTCCTCATCCGCGTATGACAGAACGTGCGTTTGTGATGATTCCATTATTGGAATTAAATCGCGATATCCATATTCCGAATGTTACTCAACGTTTATTACGCCTCGTAGATCGACTACCTGACAAAGAAGGAGTTCGTGTATGGAAGCAGAAAAATGGGGAAGACGTATTCGCGCTTTTCGAAAGCTAAAAGGATATACGCAAGAAAGGCTGGCAAAAGAACTTGGCATATCTGTGTCGATTTTAGGAGAAATTGAGCGAGGAAATCGTTTGCCGCCAGAGGAATTAGTGCAGCAAATTGCCGAACGGTTGAATATATCTGTCAAAGAGCTTGCGCCGCCGCATTCAGAATCCAAGGAATAAGAAAGGAGGTAGACCGATGTTTAAAATCGGCGATGTAGAAATTAAAAACCGCGTTGTCCTTGCGCCAATGGCCGGTGTGTGCAATTCGGCATTCCGCCTTACTGTGAAAGAGTTCGGAGCAGGGCTTGTTTGTGCGGAAATGGTAAGTGATAAAGGAATTGTGTACAATAACGAAAAAACACTGAACATGTTATATATTGATGAGCGTGAAAAACCGTTAAGCTTGCAAATTTTTGGCGGGGAAAAAGAAACGCTTGTCGAGGCGGCAAAATTTGTCGATAAAAACACGAATGCTGACATCATTGATATCAATATGGGATGCCCTGTGCCAAAAATTACAAAATGCGATGCAGGGGCAAAATGGCTTTTAGATCCAAATAAAATTTACGACGTTGTTGCCGCGATTGTAGACGCAGTTGAAAAACCGGTAACGGTAAAAATGCGTATCGGTTGGGATGAAAACCATATTTATGCAGTGGAAAATGCGCAAGCTGTTGAGCGTGCCGGCGGTAAGGCGGTAGCGGTTCACGGAAGAACGAGAGTGCAAATGTACGAAGGTAAAGCAGACTGGAATATCATTAAACAAGTAAAAGAAGCAGTCAATATCCCTGTCATTGGAAACGGGGATGTAAAGACGCCGCAAGACGCAAAACGGATGCTTGAAGAAACAGGCGTTGACGGTGTGATGATCGGACGCGCCGCTCTCGGAAATCCATGGATGATCTACCGGACAGTTCGTTATTTAGAAACAGGGGAATTAATTCCAGAACCGACAGTAAGGGAAAAAATTGAAGTATGCCTTTTGCATTTAGACCGCCTCATTGCGCTAAAAGGCGAGCATATCGCGGTAAAAGAAATGCGCAAGCATGCAGCGTGGTATTTAAAAGGAGTGCGCGGTAACGCAAAAATTCGCAATGCGATTAATGAATGTGACACTCGCGAACAGCTTGCCACCCTGTTGCTCAATTTTGCTGAAGAAGTAGAAAGCAAAGAACAAATGAATGCACAGGCTGTGTAAACGGGTCAATGACATGATAGCAGTTATTCGCTGCCAGCCTTCGCTGGCAGTATTTTTCATAAAAACTTTTTAAATGGAGTGAAGCTTATATGAGTCATGAAGAACTAAACGACCAATTGCGAGTCCGTAGGGAAAAATTACATAAATTAAGAGAAATGGGAATTGATCCGTTTGGCAAACGGTTTGAACGCACACATAAAGCACAAGAGCTGTTTGATTTATACGGTGATTTATCAAAAGAAGAACTGGAAGAGAAACAAATAAAAGTTGCCGTTGCCGGGCGCATTATGACAAAACGAGGCAAAGGGAAAGCGGGGTTCGCCCATATTCAAGATGTCACTGGCCAAATTCAAATTTACGTTCGCGAAGATGCGGTTGGTCCAGAGCAATACGAGCTTTTCAAAACTTCTGACTTGGGCGACATTATCGGTGTTTACGGAACGGTATTTAAAACAAAAGTAGGGGAGCTGTCCATTAAAGTATCCTCCTATGAATTTTTAACGAAAGCATTGCGCCCGCTTCCGGAGAAATACCATGGGCTAAAAGATATCGAGCAACGTTATCGACAGCGGTATTTAGATTTAATTATGAATCCGGACAGCAAGAATACGTTTATTACTCGTAGCCGGATTATTCAATCGATGCGCCGCTACTTGGATAGCCATGGCTATTTAGAAGTAGAAACGCCGATGATGCACACCATTGCCGGAGGTGCGGCAGCTCGTCCGTTTATCACTCATCATAACGCGTTAGATATGCCATTATATATGCGGATTGCGATCGAGCTTCATTTGAAACGTTTAATTGTCGGCGGATTAGAAAAAGTTTATGAAATAGGTCGTGTGTTCCGTAATGAAGGAATTTCTACACGCCATAACCCGGAATTTACGATGCTTGAACTATATGAAGCATACGCGGATTTCCGCGATATTATGACATTGACGGAAAACTTAATTGCTCACGTCGCCCAAGAAGTATTAGGAACGACAAAAATCCAGTATGGAGAGCATACGGTTGATTTAACTCCTGAATGGAAACGACTTCACATGGTAGACGCGATTAAAGAATACGTAGGCGTCGATTTTTGGAAACAAATGAGTGATGAAGAGGCTAGAGAATTGGCAAAAGAGCATGGTGTGGAAATAGCCCCGCATATGACGTTTGGCCATATTGTTAATGAATTTTTTGAGCAAAAAGTAGAGGATAAGCTCATTCAGCCAACGTTTATTTATGGACATCCGGTAGAAATCTCGCCGTTAGCGAAGAAAAATCCAGACGATCCGCGCTTTACAGATCGCTTTGAATTGTTTATCGTTGGTCGTGAGCATGCAAATGCATTTACTGAATTAAATGATCCGATTGACCAACGTGAGCGTTTTGAAGCACAGCTGAAAGAGAGAGAGCAAGGCAATGACGAAGCACACGAGATGGACGAGGACTTCATCGAAGCGCTTGAATATGGAATGCCACCAACAGGCGGTTTAGGCATTGGTGTTGATCGACTTGTTATGCTATTGACAAATTCACCGTCTATTCGTGATGTATTGCTATTTCCACAAATGCGTAACAAATAAAATCGAGTCCCCTATGAACAAAAGGATCATAGGGGACATAAAATTTTTTAAAAAAGTAATTGACTTTTATACATATAATTGATATATTAAATTATGTCGTTTTTGAAAAATCTATTGACATTAAAATTTTAAAATGATATATTAATAAGGTCGCTAAAAAAGAATGTTCTTTGAAAACTGAACAAAACGAAGCGTCCACATAGAAAAGCGAAGGCGACTGAATAGCCCTGACAGGCGCTGGAGGGCTCGCGAGGAGGCGGCTGCCGCCACAGCGAGACCGAAGCGTCCCGAGGGGCTAGGAGCCGGAGCTAGACAATAAGAAAAGCGAAGGCGACTGGCACCTTTTGGTGTCGGAGCCGAAGCTGAAGATAAGCCAATCCATTTTCTATGGAGAGTTTGATCCTGGCTCAGGACGAACGCTGGCGGCGTGCCTAATACATGCAAGTCGAGCGGGCCGGGCGGAAGCTTGCTTCCGCTTGGTTAGCGGCGGACGGGTGAGTAACACGTGGGTAACCTGCCCGTAAGACCGGGATAACTCCGGGAAACCGGAGCTAATACCGGATAACACCGAAGACCGCATGGTCTTTGGTTGAAAGGCGGCTTCGGCTGCCACTTGCGGATGGGCCCGCGGCGCATTAGCTAGTTGGTGAGGTAACGGCTCACCAAGGCGACGATGCGTAGCCGGCCTGAGAGGGTGACCGGCCACACTGGGACTGAGACACGGCCCAGACTCCTACGGGAGGCAGCAGTAGGGAATCTTCCGCAATGGACGAAAGTCTGACGGAGCGACGCCGCGTGAGCGAAGAAGGTCTTCGGATCGTAAAGCTCTGTTGTTAGGGAAGAAGAAGTGCCGTTCGAACAGGGCGGCACGGTGACGGTACCTAACGAGAAAGCCCCGGCTAACTACGTGCCAGCAGCCGCGGTAATACGTAGGGGGCGAGCGTTGTCCGGAATTATTGGGCGTAAAGCGCGCGCAGGCGGTCCCTTAAGTCTGATGTGAAAGCCCACGGCTTAACCGTGGAGGGTCATTGGAAACTGGGGGACTTGAGTGCAGAAGAGGAGAGCGGAATTCCACGTGTAGCGGTGAAATGCGTAGAGATGTGGAGGAACACCAGTGGCGAAGGCGGCTCTCTGGTCTGTAACTGACGCTGAGGCGCGAAAGCGTGGGGAGCAAACAGGATTAGATACCCTGGTAGTCCACGCCGTAAACGATGAGTGCTAAGTGTTAGAGGGGTTACCCCTTTAGTGCTGTAGCTAACGCGTTAAGCACTCCGCCTGGGGAGTACGGCCGCAAGGCTGAAACTCAAAGGAATTGACGGGGGCCCGCACAAGCGGTGGAGCATGTGGTTTAATTCGAAGCAACGCGAAGAACCTTACCAGGTCTTGACATCCCCTGACAACCCTGGAGACAGGGCGTTCCTCCCTTCGGGAGGACAGGGTGACAGGTGGTGCATGGTTGTCGTCAGCTCGTGTCGTGAGATGTTGGGTTAAGTCCCGCAACGAGCGCAACCCTCGCCCCTAGTTGCCAGCATTCAGTTGGGCACTCTAGGGGGACTGCCGGTGACAAACCGGAGGAAGGTGGGGATGACGTCAAATCATCATGCCCCTTATGACCTGGGCTACACACGTGCTACAATGGGCGGTACAAAGGGCTGCGAACCCGCGAGGGGGAGCGAATCCCAAAAAGCCGCTCTCAGTTCGGATTGCAGGCTGCAACTCGCCTGCATGAAGCCGGAATCGCTAGTAATCGCGGATCAGCATGCCGCGGTGAATACGTTCCCGGGCCTTGTACACACCGCCCGTCACACCACGAGAGCTTGCAACACCCGAAGTCGGTGAGGTAACCCGCAAGGGAGCCAGCCGCCGAAGGTGGGGCAAGTGATTGGGGTGAAGTCGTAACAAGGTAGCCGTACCGGAAGGTGCGGCTGGATCACCTCCTTTCTAAGGACATCATCTTGAAAATAAAGTGGACGCGGAGTTTTGTTCAGTTTTGAAGGAACATTGGTTGTTCCTTCAAATGCTTTGCGCCTGCGTCTATGAACGGATGCAGGAGAAATCAATTGGTTCCTTGAAAACTAGATAACCGAAAGGAAGAAGCCGGGAAGCGAAGGCGGCGAAGATAAAGCCGAGTTTCGCATGGTTAAGTTAGAAAGGGCGCACGGTGGATGCCTTGGCACTAGGAGCCGATGAAGGACGGGGCAAACGCCGAAACGCTTCGGGGAGCTGTAAGCAAGCGTTGATCCGGAGATGTCCGAATGGGGGAACCCACTGCCCGTAATGGGGCAGTATCCATACCTGAATCCATAGGGTATGGAGGGCACACCCGGGGAACTGAAACATCTCAGTACCCGGAGGAGAAGAAAGCAACCGCGATTCCCTGAGTAGCGGCGAGCGAAACGGGAACAGCCCAAACCAAGAGGCTTGCCTCTTGGGGTTGTAGGACCACTCAGATGGGAGTGACAAAGGAACGGGGTAGACGAAGCGGTCTGGAAAGGCCCGCCAGAGAAGGTGACAGCCCTGTAGTCGAAACTTCGTTCCCTCCCGAGTGGCTCCTGAGTACGACGGGACACGGGGAATCCCGTCGGAAGCAGGGAGGACCATCTCCCAAGGCTAAATACTCCCTAGTGACCGATAGTGAACCAGTACCGTGAGGGAAAGGTGAAAAGCACCCCGGAAGGGGAGTGAAAGAGAACCTGAAACCGTGTGCCTACAAGTAGTCAGAGCCCGTTGATGGGTGATGGCGTGCCTTTTGTAGAATGAACCGGCGAGTTACGATGACGTGCGAGGTTAAGTCGAAAAGACGGAGCCGCAGCGAAAGCGAGTCTGAATAGGGCGCGTAGTACGTCGTCGTAGACCCGAAACCAGGTGATCTACCCATGCCCAGGGTGAAGGTAGGGTAACACCTACTGGAGGCCCGAACCCACGCACGTTGAAAAGTGCGGGGATGAGGTGTGGGTAGGGGTGAAATGCCAATCGAACCTGGAGATAGCTGGTTCTCCCCGAAATAGCTTTAGGGCTAGCCTCAAGGGAAGAGTCTTGGAGGTAGAGCACTGATTGAGCTAGGGGCCCTCATCGGGTTACCGAACTCAGTCAAACTCCAAATGCCAACGACTTATCCTTGGGAGTCAGACTACGAGTGATAAGATCCGTAGTCGAGAGGGAAACAGCCCAGACCACCAGCTAAGGTCCCTAAGTGTACGTTAAGTGGAAAAGGATGTGGAGTTGCCCAGACAACCAGGATGTTGGCTTAGAAGCAGCCAT contains:
- the hslO gene encoding Hsp33 family molecular chaperone HslO, yielding MSDYLVKALAYDGQVRAYAARTTNTVSEAQRRHQTWPTASAALGRAITAGVMMGAMLKGDDKLTIKIDGGGPIGTILVDSNAKGEVRGYVTNPHVHFDLNQHGKLDVAKAVGKNGMLTVVKDLGLRDFFTGQVPIVSGELGEDFTYYFASSEQVPSSVGVGVLVNPDNTILAAGGFIIQLMPGTEEKTIDQIEKRLRTIPPVSKMVENGLTPEEILEELLGKGNVKVLETLPVAFVCRCSRERIADALISLGAQEIQDIIDKEGHAEASCHFCNETYHFSKEELQQLKQIADAKEE
- the cysK gene encoding cysteine synthase A — translated: MARTVNSVTELIGDTPAVKLNRIVDEDSADVYLKLEFMNPGSSVKDRIALAMIEAAEKEGKIKPGDTIVEPTSGNTGIGLAMVAAAKGYKAILVMPDTMSLERRNLLRAYGAELVLTPGSQGMRGAIAKAEELVKEHGYFMPQQFKNEANPEIHRLTTGKEIVEQMGDQLDAFIAGVGTGGTITGAGQVLREKYPNIKIYAVEPADSPVLSGGKPGPHKIQGIGAGFVPDILDTSIYDGVITVTTEEAFAAARRAAREEGILGGISSGAAIHAALKVAKQLGKGKKVLAIIPSNGERYLSTPLYQFDE
- the trpE gene encoding anthranilate synthase component I translates to MQWSKIRSDVVVRKWGNRRRRTLPYLNRDWFRQYKALAAREPYHVLLESGQGGRYSIIGLTPAGVIQAKENQLFISYRGEEKRYEGNPLLSLKQWFAQFPLHFSKSELPFQGGAIGYISYDCARYIEKIPSYAQDDLQLPSMYFLIFDDVFVYDHQKQLLHMIVHYADGEELEAERRLSFYESRWLEAKKRDDEWAFQKRDTNPSVSMTKEDFVEAVQKVQQYIAQGDVFQVNLSVRQSRPLLTHPFHIYEQLRVINPSPYMAYIHFPEFQIVSGSPELLVKKRGDDISTRPIAGTRSRGKTKEEDRWLATKLLSSEKEIAEHAMLVDLERNDLGRVCQYGTVKVDEWMTIERYSHVMHIVSHVSGKLKQGKDAFDCLQAMFPGGTITGAPKVRTMEIIEELEPVRRGIYTGSIGWISFDGDMEFNIAIRTMIAKDGIAHVQAGAGIVIDSHPEHEYRECLKKAAALWKAKELSEAEKPLRV
- the pabA gene encoding aminodeoxychorismate/anthranilate synthase component II, with the translated sequence MMLMIDNYDSFTYNLVQYLGVLGEELVVKRNDEITVKGIEALSPDFLMISPGPCTPNEAGVSIEAIEYFAGKIPIFGVCLGHQAIAQAFGGKVVRADRLMHGKTSQIFHDGKTVFANIPSPFTATRYHSLIVEKETLPDCFEISAWTEENEIMAIRHKTLPVEGVQFHPESIMTSHGMKLLENFIQTHKRVR
- the pabC gene encoding aminodeoxychorismate lyase, with protein sequence MYVYVNGEVVHKDEARISPFDHGFLYGLGVFETFRTYDGHPFLLDDHLERLNHSLREMNIAKSFTRCEVMEILHRLLEANRLKNAYVRLNVSAGVGDIGLQTSEYDQPTVIMYMKPLLAPSFSKGKIGIVLKTRRNTPEGKERLKSHHYLNNIIGKREVGSRTDVEGIFLNEQGYVAEGIVSNIFWVKNGTVYTPAIHVGILNGVTRQFVIALLNALKIECQEGFYTLDHLRQADEIFVTNSIQEIVPIYQMDGRAYQGANGPVTSLLQKHYKHFTSFLWTKYELVERME
- the folP gene encoding dihydropteroate synthase — translated: MATTNITPFVLRCGDYELDLRKKTMVMGIVNVTPDSFSDGGRFYDLDRAVEHAKQLVADGADIIDIGGESTRPGAEKVSLEEELRRVIPVVKAVAQEVDVPISVDTYKAEVAKQAIEAGAHIINDVWGAKADEKMAEVAAFYDVPIILMHNRHDLQYRDLISDMISDLMESVAIVKRAGVKDENIILDPGIGFAKTFEHNLEIMRRLDEFAKLGYPLLLGTSRKRFIGHVLDLPVDERVEGTGATVCFGITKGAHIVRVHDVLPIARMVKMMDAMLGKGVANDR
- the folB gene encoding dihydroneopterin aldolase — encoded protein: MQCLEKEWRTIDKIYLQRMEFYGYHGVLPEEKVLGQRFIVDVILETDLQKAGKSDRLDDTINYVEVYDICRNVVEQRRFSLIEAVAETIAEQILSSFPTVARCTIKVTKPNPPIQGHYESVAVEIVRGR
- the folK gene encoding 2-amino-4-hydroxy-6-hydroxymethyldihydropteridine diphosphokinase is translated as MENYAYIALGSNLGDRFYYLREAVKMLDSHEQISVAATSSIYETEPVGYIHQDKFLNMVIKIYTSLSPFALLDVTQKIEQDFGRKREIRWGPRTLDLDILLYNHENIETEQLTIPHPRMTERAFVMIPLLELNRDIHIPNVTQRLLRLVDRLPDKEGVRVWKQKNGEDVFALFES
- a CDS encoding helix-turn-helix transcriptional regulator yields the protein MEAEKWGRRIRAFRKLKGYTQERLAKELGISVSILGEIERGNRLPPEELVQQIAERLNISVKELAPPHSESKE
- the dusB gene encoding tRNA dihydrouridine synthase DusB; amino-acid sequence: MFKIGDVEIKNRVVLAPMAGVCNSAFRLTVKEFGAGLVCAEMVSDKGIVYNNEKTLNMLYIDEREKPLSLQIFGGEKETLVEAAKFVDKNTNADIIDINMGCPVPKITKCDAGAKWLLDPNKIYDVVAAIVDAVEKPVTVKMRIGWDENHIYAVENAQAVERAGGKAVAVHGRTRVQMYEGKADWNIIKQVKEAVNIPVIGNGDVKTPQDAKRMLEETGVDGVMIGRAALGNPWMIYRTVRYLETGELIPEPTVREKIEVCLLHLDRLIALKGEHIAVKEMRKHAAWYLKGVRGNAKIRNAINECDTREQLATLLLNFAEEVESKEQMNAQAV